Within Takifugu flavidus isolate HTHZ2018 chromosome 12, ASM371156v2, whole genome shotgun sequence, the genomic segment CACCTTTTGGAATCAgattttaatgtgtttgcagCACAGAGCTGAAACTAGTTGAAAGTTCCCTCTATTGAGTTTCTGTTGGGAGGAAAACTCACTTTTTTTTGCTGCTATCCTGTCTGCATGTCAGCTTTATTCTTTATCCTGGATTGTCCATTTAACCCTTTGGTTGCTTGTGGCATTTGCATGACTGACAATGTGATGCTAATAAAGCCTAACAGGGTAGAGATACTCTGGAGATGTCATGTCCACTGAAATCACTTTCTCCCCACAAATATCTCTCTGAATAGCCTTGCTTGGCACTGTCTTCCAGTCCACAGCTTTGGTGCTGTCTGTTAATCTAGTGGGCACAGTGATGCCATTCTTCAGCAGCAGTGGGGTGGGCCCTGTTGCTGAACTGGTGTGTTTGGCAGATTATTAACGGGAGGAGGGGCCCTGGGAAAGGGACCAAACATATTCAGCTTGAATGACCAACTAGCTGTGTAGCCGAACGAGGGGAAACAGGCAGTGATTTAAATGCTGCACTCCAGTTGGGAGAACCACTTGAATAGAAAATACACTATGCAGGAACTTTATCCTTTGCTGTCTGTGAACTCACCATTGAGGCCAACACGGGTAAGAAGAGTGTTGCGGTGGCCACGTTACTGGTGCACTCCGTGAAGGTGGCAATGAGCAGACATAAGATGATAGCAATCGCCCATGGAGGGATGTTTTGTAACGGAGCCATTTGATCTCCCATCCACTTAGAGAGTCCTGATAtctaaagaggaaaataaatatcGTGCAAGAAAATGTGTAGTCTAGGAGTATTAGGAAGTTTTAAAGATGAGGTGATTTCACAGTTGTTTAGTCCAGTTAATGAGCATCATTTCAGAGAAGCGTGTGTACATTAACAAGACCACGTTAATGGGTCGGGCTTACTTCGCTGCCCTTGGCCAGGGCGAAACCTCCTCCGAGAAGGAGCACAATGCCCCACGGTAGCTTCTTCTGGATGACTTTCCAGCTGAGGAGTCGTGGGGTTGAGGAGGCGCTTTGAAGTGCTCCTGCAGACCCCACAAATTCGCTGTGAGCGTTGATGCTCGGCGATTTTAAAATCCTCGTTAAATGTGCTAttgattgtgtttttctgcccGCACCTGGTTCAAAACTCCGGGACCTCCCTGGGCAAAAACGCGGGGCTTTGGAGGGCAGAACAAACAGAAGGACGGCGATGAAGACGGCTACCGTGGCGTCTGTCACATACCTGGAGATTGCGGTCAGAGTGACACTTTCTGATGATTTCTTGATACGAAAATGACAAAAATTGAAGATATATGTGCACAAACTCTGCTTTGGAGTTGAAAAGATGTGTTGCCCAGCCGGCGACGAAGCCTGGATCCCTCGAGAACCACATCAAAACCAACAGAACAAAGAGACCCAGGACGTTTATCTCTCCAAAGGACATGGGGCCCAGCAGGCGGTGCTGCTCACGGATCACATTATAGGCAGCGATGTCTTTCTCTGTCTTCACTGCCCCACAGCCCCACGTCTTCTTTAAGCTACAGGGATcacatgtaaaaaaagaaatctgcatCAACTTCACACTCCAGATGAAGCAAAATCAAAAGCTGATGATGAGCCAACACACGGCCGGTGTAATTAGGGTTTAATCATCTCTGGACTCACTTGAATCCCATGAAAACAAACTGCAGCCAAAGCCAGGCCAACGTCAACATGATGATCATGTTTGGGAAGGCGAAACCGAACCAGGAAGCAAAGTTGATGACATCTCCGTTCTGAGGGAAAAGTCTAGGGAAAACAGCAAGAGTTCAATAGGACGAGATAAGCAGGCTGTGACggtggagatggggggggggggcactcactGGTTCATCTGTCCCTTCAGCACCAGGTTGGGTCCAGTTCCTGTCAGCGTGGCTGTGCCTCCTATGCTGGCAGCGTAACACACGCACAGGGTCATCCCTTTACacatcctcctcttttccttggCCTCCTTGAGCTTTGCAGCCTCCACTGCGGCATCTAAGAAAGTCACCACGACTCCACCTATGAGGAAGAAAGACTCCAATTGTGAAACGGCAGCTTGGATTTCTTCACGGGGCTGACCTTGGAGGCAACGGCGGCTCACCTTGGCCGTCGCTCTGTTTGCCATCGGACTCAGACGTCTGGAGTTGCTCCTCTGTGCTGAGGATCTGAGGTAGCTCTGCCTCACTGttgctgagctgctccagcaCTGCCTGCACGATCGGCACCATCATGGCCGTGGTGGCCGTGTTACTGATCCACATGGACAGGAAGGCCGTGACACCCATGAACCCCAACATCAGCCTGATGGGAGGACAAAAACACTAAGTATGGTCACGTTGGACGGAAGAAAGTCAGAAGAAAAGAGGTGAGATGATTGTGCATGAGCCACTCACAGCGCCGGACGCACGCCGACAAAGAGCAGCACCCTCAGTGCGATGCGCTTGTGCAGGTTCCAGTGTTCCACCGCCACCGCGACCATCAGACCCCCCACGAAGAGCATGTTGGTGTCCTTTAGGTACTGCATACACACCTGGAACGGCAGCACCACACAGAAGACAGGACAAACCGTGTGTGCGTGAGAAATAAATCATTCGGACAGTGCGTCCATTTTCCAGAACTCACGTCTTTCGACTCCATGATGccaaagagagggaaaaggagcgCCGGGAGGAGCGCCGTCACAGCCAGAGGAAGGGCCTCTGTGCACCAGTAAACAGCCATCAGGATGATCACATAAGCACATTCTGCCTCCTGTGTGAGGAGATAATGGCAGATTAACACAAACAGTTGTAAAAACAGGGTGTTAAGGTTTATACAGGCAGCGTTGCATAATCTAGAGTTATGGTTCCAAGGGTGAAAATAATGCACTGTTATGTAAGTTACAACTTTGCGTCTTTGATAGGAACCCTTGGAGCTCTTCAGGTTGCTCTTATAGGTTTGCTTTTAGCTTCGCACCTCAAAGAGACCTCAAACCCTCTTTACGCGCGTCTTTGTTCGGTGGCTGCAGTCTATCCAAACATGGCATCCACCATGCCCGAGTGTGCACGCCACTGTCACACATATAGGTGGTAAACGGAGCCCTTTGACTCTTTGTTCCCACGCTGGATGTGACCCTTCCTGCTAACAACAGGGAGTTAAAACAACAAGACCGCGGAGCGCTCCAGCCCCGGGCGACGCTGCGCAGCTGAgcggctctttttttttttacgccggacagcagcatcaacaggtGCACGAAAGTAGCGGTCAAAGTCAGACGCGTTCACTAAAGCCTGTAGCCTCATCTTTGAACAGCAAGAATGTTCATGGCGCCCATTTGGTAGTGAGATCATTCATGGTTATAAACTGTGCGCAAAGTTGTGTAGACGCGCAGTAAATATTCCAAACCAACAAGATTGCCGTGAAAAGAGATCGCCCCAAATGGGAAATTAATTTACAATTTAATAGCAGGTCATTGAGATCTAAAACTCTGTAGAAAACGTTCTAGTTATCTGCATATCCGTTACTCACAGATGTCCCAATGACCAGTGGCAAAGGAAGAAGCAGAATCGGCGATAAAAAGAGGATGATGTCGTTCTTCACGGAGCGGATACATTTGAAGAATGCCATCCTGAGGGATAACTGAGGAAAGGAGGCTTTCGCACCATGGTTGGCTCTTTTGAAGCACAGcggagtggaggagggggccACCACATGTTCataaaggagggagggggggagggagggagggagagagagatagagagagagggatttTTTTAAGTTTACGGTGCAaagataattttaaaaaaaccttcaCAAATAAGCATAATTTGCGAAGGCATATTATTGCAAAAGTGAAgaatcaaacagcagcaaattcGAAAAAAGGAGCCCAAATAATTTAAAGTGCATGAAAATATTGCGAGACGCTATtgattcaaaaaaaaaaaacatgacacacTGTCGAAGAAAAACTTCCTATATTGTACATTTTTAGTGATAATCTTGGACTATGACGTGAAAAGAAGATTTCTGACAATTTAAAGGATTTTGTTTAGGTTTTTATTTCGATGTTTAGTGTTTTACATGTGCCTGTGCAATTTTTATACATTGTTGGACTCTACAAGTAACAACTCTGAAATTTTGGGTCATTTTTCTTAcacatttacctttttttttatataatgtGCTTAAAAGAGTTAATTTTTAATGGTGTGCAATTAtgttcaccacaacggaccggtgcagagtccgcattactgctgaTGTCGCAGCGATCCGCCTGTGgagctcctgctccattcttccctcacttgtgaacaagaccccgaggtacttgaatttggggcaggatctcctccttgacctggagaaggcactccacctttttctggttgagaCCAAAGCAGAGGAAGGCAAAGCCCACCAGGAGTCACTGGGGAGAAGAGGCCTCTTCAGTCGCGCCTGGGCCGGACAAATGGACTGTACCTGGACTGAGCTGGCTGGCCATTTTGACCGCCTGGTGGCGACCCTGGAGGAGCggaagctggagctggtggGGCTCATCAGCAAGGAGCAGGACCACAAACTCAAACGAGCACGCTCGCTCATCCAGCGCTATGGCGACGAGCTGAAAGCCGCCATAGCGCTGGTGGAGTCGGCCATTCAGTCCATGGAGGAACCCCACATGTCTGCCTTTATTCAGACCCCTCCTGAAGAccttctatgactctgtggtgggatcagccatttTCTATGGGacagtctgctggtccagtagcatcacggacagggacaggaagaggatggacagactggtgaggagggccagctctgtcctggcatgtcccctggactcagtggaggtggtgggaaacaggaggatgatggctaatctgtcatccatgttgaacaacacgtccccccccccccctacaggatcccctggcagcactgggcagctccttcagtgagcggctgctccaccctcgctgtgtgaaggagaggtatcgcagatctttcctgccggctgctctcaggctgcacaataaacataacgcctgATAGCACagtctgaatattatatattctgatatgtatattgtattgaTATGTATATCTATGTGTATATTGTATACAGCCTCTGTAcgatgtacaggtatacaagggCCAATAATCCATTTATCAtggattattgtatatatacATCCTTTTTCTGTATATCTTACcccaattttttattttactttttcttttgctgctgctgttgtgctgtaaatttccccgtgtgggacaaataaaggaaatctgaatctgaatctgaatgacTCCTGTAGTAAAGGACAGGACGTTGCCCCTGGGGAGCAGGTGTGGGTCTACAGCCCTGAGAGGAAGAAGGGTCTTTTCCCTTAATTGATAGGCCAGTGGGTGGGACCTTGTACTGTGCTTGAGAGACTGTCAGATGTGGTGTACTGGGTGCGCTGATCAAAAGGAAACATGTGATGTTGCTCCGCTGTGACAGGCTTGCACCCTATCACCGCTTGACCTAATCTGAGGGAGAGGTGGGGTCTGAGGACCaacccactcactcacccactccaCCTCCTGAAACCACCAATAGGCCTTCTGAGACCACACGGCGAAATCACCGGCTTCCCCAACACCTCAGACTTTGTCCTGGGTTGCTGGGGACAGCTAACCACCTAGGTGGGGgcagtgtagcgtgttggggaagATTTCCCAGCATGGTTTGTAACAGTGTGTAAGTTCAAGTtagtgttaaccctgtttttatCCATTATAAATGCTATCTTTTGCAGTTTGGCAACTCTTAATGTTACTGTCTTATTGATTAAGTTCTAATTATTGATCTATATAATCTACTGTTTGAAGTTACCTTGACACCAAAAgcgaggttatgtgtgtgattagACACGTCCCTTCGTTCATGTGTTTTCTGTTCTGAGCATAATAAAGTGGCACTTTCTGGAGTCGAGCGGTGTTTGGGGCACAGgaactgcagaataagctggcagTATTCAGTTTGAGTTCTTCCATAACCTAGACTCACCCAGTAAAATTACTCTGATCTACTTAAAattgcttttgtgtgtttagctttaaaaacCACCAGGACAAAAGTGACGTACTTGATTTACTTTCTAAATGTTTGGTTGTGTTCTCAAAATATGAAACCTATAAATGTATTCTAAATGTTTACAACTGCCTTCCCTGATGCGCTCTTCCAACTAAAGTCTGTTTTTAAGTGAACTGTCTACTGTCGAACTGGTGTGTAGTGAACACAGGTCAAATACACAAGTCAAACATTTACGCTAAAAGTCTGATTTGGATTAGTTGTAATATAATTGTCAAAAATCAGTTATGCTTGATTTACTATATGTTAAAAATAACTGCAAATGTACATATCAGTACATGGAACtggaatgtttattttcttcttttcattaaAGTTATTGCATATCATTTTATATCATCTTTATTGTAGAGTCAAGTTTAAAATTTGAACCCTCGAATAATATTTATGGAGAATACAATGAGAATAGGCACTGCAGCGCCACCGTGTGGAGACATTGTGTATGTCAGTAAAGCTGCTGTGACTGATAAAGTGGCTCAGCGCATTATACTGCAGGCTGCAGTACAGTTACAATGCACAtcgagtgtttgttttttttaatttttcgaAGCTCTTGAACATGATTTTAAACCAAATTTGTCGTATCAGTGATGAAGTGACGGACGTTCGTCTGCTGCCGGGGTCACATGAGATGGAGCAGCTGGATCACGTGAGGCAGCGCTTCAAAAACATGGCTCCAAGTAATACGGAAGGGAAACCAGTATCTGCTGGCGGATCGTGCTCTGGATGTTGACATGCTTCAATAATCATCACAGGAAAAAGCCACTACTTCAGTGTCGATCAACGCCTACTGCTCGATATGATAAGTTAATGTAGACCAAAGACATGATGCTGGAAGTCGACTGTTAGCTTCAAGCCAGCTAGCTTCCGGTAGCTCCCGGTGTTTGGAGGTGAGTTAAACAATAAGTCGTGCGTCTATGTTTGTTCATTATTTTTGGCTACTGTTCATTGGTTGCAGTTCAACATTGCTGCTGATTTTATCTCACAATAATGTCAGCGACACTATGCAAGGGTTTTAATCTCCTGATTAACGTTGTGCAGCCTTAGCGACTTAGCAAAGCTAGCCGTTAGCGATAAGTTTCTAATTTGAGTTGTCAACTCGAAATTTCAATATTTGTCACGTAAAAGATGCTTTGCGAAGTTGGCTAAACAACGTTTGCATGAATAATTTACCATTTGCTACTCTCAGATAAGTTTCTTGGACTGCACCCGGGGGCTAAGTAGTGCAGGCGATATCATTCAAATCTCATTCAAACTTTAAATGGTGTGAAATTCCAAAAGGACATCTTTTCGTGACTGTACTGCGATCACCATTTAGACTTGCATTAGGAACGCATCTCCTGAGACACGATTTTCATTTCCATGTTGCTACCAGTGTTCAGATGTCATAAAGACAGTACCGGTAGTTGCTGCTCTGTCACGTGAGTTGAGTTCAAACTTCAGAGATTTGAATCCGGAAATCACGTGACTTCCCCAACACCACCGCATCAGCATATTTTATTAATCACTAAGAAATGATCACTTTCAAGTCTGGATTTCTCTGCCATATGCAGCACTATCTACCAAAGCCAATTGTTCTCATTCTGCTTCATGCTTGTGCTTTTCAGATAACTCCCAGTGGGACCAGCGGAGGAAATATGATCTGGTCTTGAAGCCTGACGTCTTCCTCTTTAAGTGCAGCAAAAAAATCCTTCTAATGGGAGACAGTTCTGTGCAGAAGGAAATTGATCACTGAAGAGAATTTGGCAACTTGCCATGGATTGGTTAGTGCGTTGTGTTGAGAGAGACTTGGGAGTCGACCGGCGACAGCAAGGACTTGGTCCGCGTCCTGCTGAGATCGTCGCCCTGGTTCCCACTCGCTGGGTGGCTGGTCTGAGGGAGAAGA encodes:
- the slc13a5b gene encoding Na(+)/citrate cotransporter, yielding MAFFKCIRSVKNDIILFLSPILLLPLPLVIGTSEAECAYVIILMAVYWCTEALPLAVTALLPALLFPLFGIMESKDVCMQYLKDTNMLFVGGLMVAVAVEHWNLHKRIALRVLLFVGVRPALLMLGFMGVTAFLSMWISNTATTAMMVPIVQAVLEQLSNSEAELPQILSTEEQLQTSESDGKQSDGQGGVVVTFLDAAVEAAKLKEAKEKRRMCKGMTLCVCYAASIGGTATLTGTGPNLVLKGQMNQLFPQNGDVINFASWFGFAFPNMIIMLTLAWLWLQFVFMGFNLKKTWGCGAVKTEKDIAAYNVIREQHRLLGPMSFGEINVLGLFVLLVLMWFSRDPGFVAGWATHLFNSKAEYVTDATVAVFIAVLLFVLPSKAPRFCPGRSRSFEPGALQSASSTPRLLSWKVIQKKLPWGIVLLLGGGFALAKGSEISGLSKWMGDQMAPLQNIPPWAIAIILCLLIATFTECTSNVATATLFLPVLASMSQSIRINPLYVMVPCTLSASFAFMLPVATPPNAIVFSYGYLKVADMARTGIVMNIIGILCITLAINSWGKAMFDLDTYPAWANATGV